The following proteins come from a genomic window of Bacteroidia bacterium:
- a CDS encoding PKD domain-containing protein has protein sequence MKRITTFLTIVWLALIAFSTTITAQSTYCTPSYTGPGFNGLGDPTSFWTHILEVELFDISHAVSAPFANPAPIYRDYTNISTVLTQGQNYPITVKLGNGANDQTLAVWIDFNQNKIFETTEMVFTKRDTSGIGDHTARGIISVPVGAVLGSTRMRVGTLADFTPPAPCQNNGGFPSWSQHFHDYTIDIEQQQTQSFESATCTHSSLQEVTPGSSNNQILRIEVRNNPHGVLSPLSAGDFDLSTIGTSNPLDIERARLYYTGQNPNFSTAQQVGSTVSNPSAFYTITANQELKAGSNYFWLVYDIDEDAIIGNVIDARCNSVEVNFPRIPDVISPPGSRRVGYCVSVGEQSNFLYVSRVQIGNINNSTFYGNGYSNYTYLSTEVTRGLRYPLSLLFGNSVNPGIGRAWIDFNRDGDFDDPGEMVMGVNWMATAANPNFTPVTDTITIPANAVVGPTRMRVSIQYTPAPGPCTNPVQIGEAEDYSIMIAEAGQPVADFIAVPACLGSPTDFVDESYTFGSFNITSWKWNFGDGDSSDSQNPSHTYSSPGVYNVTLTVNSNMPGTPSTVKRSIKVNDPKADFSYNQTIFQTPIRFTDQTEGGVVISWFWDFGATNSMGQRYAFNESPTHVFDTVGTYDVMLVVTTEGNCRDTIIKSVTIVDEVSPIADFNADTYNPYIGAATNLIDASLHAPTSWKWRFQPNSVSFYENTSDTSQFPVVSFDNLTTYTVKLIASNGAGSDSATKVFITKNYTAPVADFLATPDTVKAGQIVSFVDLSTNDPTSWRWAFGDGDSAFVKNPLHQYVNPGAYNIYLRSANPAGSSVRTKSNYVYVDNKYRLCESDAPYSPLYIGHVYDSGDSAANYNSNSNCGFLIAPPCAGPITLTFTSFNFANDDFIRIYDGTDNTGIPLHSGNGFSGSSIPSAITAYSGNMYIEEVTDAFTTSSGFAANWFAVPNIRPRARITGDTVAYVNSPVYFYDGTTLGTGNTYEWDTDGDGATDGTTPNVKATYSATGSYTVRLIVSNCKGRDTAYHTIQVRNPTLAPVSDFIVTNDTVPVFSLNDTVLPLVPIRFLDLSTNGPTQWHWEVEPQGLSFFDMGTSETSQNPIILFFEEGKYTITLTASNSIGTGTVERKVDYIYVKGKGSLCTFPFQSFADKGVLTDDGTESANYNNNTNCDYLLDPCGDRAFLKFTEFEFALGDVLRVYDGEDASGIPFHTGNGFTGTNLPPPLVSNSGKFYIEQVTDAFTTAKGFIAEWSSEPPDPPVADFSAPDTGYTGGAVVRFNNRSTGPDNLYEWDFENDGTVDETTVNAEHQFATAGVYNVRLQAENCRTSDVMIKSIRIIDPTAPPGVDFSASMLRAALSDTIRFTDLSDNGPSGWKWTVTPDNVNFINGTADTSSDPQVKFTQTGTYAVKLVARNILGEDSLERTAYITIFDYCTPSVNNITADIGISRVQIGDIDNSSETGKLGYTDYTGIGTTSLTRRGIATIRVERASIANDMTRKVWIDYNQDGVFDTTELAAEEQPAKTMTWTQSFQIPGSALLGPTRMRVATNLAGNANIPCGPHAFGEFEDYRVTISLDNTPPIITLLGNNPDTVEIGYPYNDPGATAFDDLDGNITSKIVVVSNVDTGATGVYQISYNITDSAGNEAEEVIRTVVVVKDHTKPVITLLGDNPFILSVYSSFNDPGATAIDNRSGDVTSQITTQSNIDSSRIGDYQVIYTAYDAEGNFASVVRDVKVVDTAAPVITLLGPTEVTMKLVDMPYIDPGYLINDNYYDSADITVTISGTYSDTVTVAKTYVISYTAKDPSGNSSTELRLITLESNIGITEDGNNLSLGLFPNPNTGRFNLNIEMTRSQPLTLEITDLQGRLLWQQQLAPAQTQQVNLDVRHLSSGYYLLKATGTAGTKILPVQVLK, from the coding sequence ATGAAGCGAATAACTACATTTCTGACGATAGTTTGGCTGGCGCTGATAGCATTCTCGACAACTATTACAGCACAATCTACTTATTGTACACCCAGTTATACTGGACCTGGCTTTAATGGTTTGGGTGATCCAACTTCATTCTGGACACACATTCTTGAGGTGGAGTTGTTTGATATATCGCATGCAGTATCAGCACCTTTTGCTAACCCTGCACCCATTTACAGAGACTACACTAACATCAGTACAGTACTTACCCAGGGCCAGAATTATCCCATCACGGTGAAATTAGGTAATGGAGCAAATGACCAGACTCTGGCGGTTTGGATTGACTTCAACCAAAACAAAATATTTGAAACCACGGAAATGGTTTTTACGAAAAGAGATACATCCGGTATCGGAGATCACACGGCAAGAGGTATTATTTCGGTTCCGGTGGGAGCAGTATTGGGAAGCACCCGGATGCGCGTGGGAACCTTAGCCGATTTTACCCCTCCTGCTCCCTGCCAAAATAATGGGGGTTTTCCTAGCTGGTCGCAACACTTTCATGATTATACTATTGACATTGAACAACAGCAGACGCAAAGTTTTGAGTCTGCCACCTGTACCCATTCATCATTGCAGGAGGTAACTCCGGGAAGTAGTAACAATCAGATATTGCGCATAGAAGTTCGCAATAATCCGCATGGTGTTCTAAGCCCGCTCTCAGCCGGAGATTTTGATTTAAGCACGATTGGCACTTCTAATCCGCTGGATATTGAAAGGGCACGCCTTTACTATACAGGCCAAAATCCAAATTTCAGTACGGCTCAGCAGGTAGGCAGTACCGTTTCAAATCCATCTGCTTTTTATACAATAACGGCTAACCAGGAATTAAAAGCGGGTTCTAATTATTTTTGGCTGGTATATGATATAGATGAAGATGCGATCATTGGTAATGTGATTGATGCGCGCTGCAATTCGGTAGAAGTTAATTTTCCCCGCATTCCAGATGTTATAAGTCCTCCAGGTTCACGCAGAGTCGGTTATTGCGTTTCAGTTGGGGAGCAATCCAATTTCCTCTACGTAAGCCGTGTACAGATTGGAAATATAAACAACAGTACATTTTACGGCAATGGATATAGCAATTACACTTATCTCTCTACCGAAGTTACGCGGGGGTTGCGGTATCCTCTTTCCCTGCTTTTTGGCAACAGCGTTAATCCCGGCATAGGCCGCGCCTGGATTGATTTCAATCGGGACGGAGATTTTGATGATCCAGGAGAGATGGTGATGGGCGTAAATTGGATGGCCACGGCCGCAAATCCAAATTTCACCCCCGTTACCGATACGATCACCATTCCGGCTAATGCTGTGGTGGGACCCACCAGGATGCGCGTGTCTATTCAGTATACGCCAGCGCCTGGCCCGTGTACCAATCCTGTTCAAATAGGTGAGGCGGAAGATTACTCGATCATGATAGCCGAGGCCGGACAACCCGTTGCAGATTTTATTGCTGTTCCGGCATGTCTGGGATCGCCTACTGATTTTGTTGATGAATCCTACACTTTTGGTTCATTTAACATTACGAGCTGGAAATGGAACTTTGGGGATGGCGACAGCAGCGATTCCCAGAATCCATCACACACCTATTCCAGTCCTGGTGTATATAACGTTACACTTACGGTAAATTCTAATATGCCCGGTACGCCCAGTACGGTGAAAAGATCAATAAAAGTAAATGATCCAAAAGCAGATTTTTCTTATAACCAAACGATTTTCCAGACACCCATCAGGTTTACGGATCAAACCGAGGGTGGGGTGGTCATATCCTGGTTCTGGGATTTCGGAGCTACCAACAGCATGGGCCAGCGATATGCTTTCAATGAATCGCCAACCCATGTGTTTGACACAGTTGGAACTTATGATGTAATGCTCGTTGTAACAACCGAAGGAAATTGCCGGGATACTATTATTAAATCAGTAACGATAGTGGACGAAGTTTCCCCCATTGCTGATTTCAATGCGGATACATACAACCCTTATATCGGTGCAGCGACTAACCTGATTGATGCTTCCCTTCATGCACCTACCTCATGGAAATGGCGCTTCCAGCCTAACAGTGTTTCCTTTTATGAAAATACTTCAGATACAAGCCAGTTCCCCGTGGTTTCATTTGACAACCTTACTACTTATACCGTCAAATTGATCGCATCAAACGGAGCAGGAAGTGATTCCGCTACCAAAGTTTTTATTACTAAGAATTACACTGCTCCGGTAGCGGATTTTCTTGCCACCCCTGACACGGTCAAAGCCGGACAAATTGTATCTTTTGTTGACCTATCCACCAACGATCCGACATCCTGGCGCTGGGCATTCGGAGATGGTGATTCAGCTTTTGTAAAGAACCCGCTTCACCAATACGTGAATCCGGGTGCTTATAATATCTATTTGAGATCCGCTAACCCGGCCGGTTCAAGTGTTCGCACAAAATCCAACTATGTTTATGTTGATAATAAATACAGGTTGTGCGAATCGGATGCTCCTTATTCACCCCTTTATATAGGACATGTATATGACTCAGGAGATTCGGCTGCTAACTATAATTCCAATTCCAACTGCGGTTTTCTTATAGCGCCACCTTGTGCCGGTCCGATCACACTCACTTTTACTTCGTTCAATTTTGCGAATGATGATTTTATCCGGATTTATGATGGCACTGATAATACCGGAATTCCCCTCCACTCAGGAAATGGATTTTCCGGAAGTTCCATTCCTTCTGCAATTACAGCCTACTCCGGCAATATGTACATCGAGGAAGTTACTGATGCCTTCACTACTTCTTCCGGGTTTGCAGCAAATTGGTTTGCCGTGCCTAATATCAGACCGCGCGCAAGGATCACCGGAGATACTGTGGCGTATGTTAACAGCCCGGTTTATTTTTACGATGGCACCACACTGGGCACCGGTAATACCTATGAATGGGATACCGATGGTGATGGAGCGACTGATGGAACAACGCCTAATGTGAAGGCAACTTATTCTGCAACCGGCAGCTATACAGTAAGGTTGATAGTAAGCAATTGCAAGGGCAGAGATACTGCATACCACACTATTCAGGTAAGGAATCCAACTTTGGCTCCGGTTTCGGATTTTATCGTAACGAATGATACTGTTCCTGTTTTTTCTCTGAACGACACAGTTCTTCCGCTTGTACCTATTCGGTTTCTTGATCTCTCCACAAACGGACCTACCCAATGGCACTGGGAAGTAGAACCACAGGGACTTAGCTTCTTTGACATGGGAACCAGCGAGACATCGCAAAACCCTATTATTCTCTTTTTTGAAGAAGGGAAATATACGATTACACTTACTGCATCCAATTCTATCGGTACAGGAACCGTGGAGAGAAAAGTGGATTATATATATGTAAAAGGCAAGGGCTCGCTTTGCACTTTCCCATTCCAGAGTTTTGCTGATAAAGGAGTCCTCACGGATGATGGAACTGAATCAGCGAATTACAACAACAATACAAATTGTGATTACCTCTTAGACCCATGCGGAGATCGGGCATTCCTTAAATTTACTGAATTTGAGTTTGCTCTTGGCGATGTATTACGGGTTTATGATGGAGAAGATGCTTCCGGTATTCCTTTCCATACCGGAAATGGATTTACAGGGACCAATCTGCCGCCACCTCTCGTAAGTAATTCAGGGAAATTTTACATTGAGCAGGTGACGGATGCTTTTACTACTGCCAAAGGATTTATTGCAGAATGGAGCAGCGAACCTCCTGACCCGCCAGTTGCAGATTTTTCTGCACCGGATACCGGTTACACGGGCGGAGCGGTTGTAAGGTTTAACAACAGATCAACCGGCCCGGACAACCTATACGAATGGGATTTTGAAAATGATGGAACGGTGGATGAGACCACTGTTAATGCGGAGCATCAGTTTGCAACTGCCGGAGTTTACAATGTTCGCCTTCAGGCTGAGAACTGCCGGACTTCAGATGTGATGATCAAATCAATTAGAATTATTGATCCAACGGCTCCTCCGGGAGTTGATTTTTCGGCCAGCATGTTACGCGCGGCATTATCTGATACCATCAGATTTACAGATCTTTCCGATAATGGTCCGAGCGGCTGGAAATGGACGGTTACACCTGATAATGTCAACTTCATCAATGGTACTGCTGATACTTCTTCTGACCCTCAAGTGAAATTCACACAAACAGGAACTTATGCAGTGAAATTGGTAGCCCGGAATATCCTTGGCGAAGATTCGCTGGAGCGCACAGCATATATCACTATTTTCGATTATTGTACGCCTTCTGTTAATAATATCACTGCGGATATTGGCATCAGCCGCGTACAAATTGGAGACATAGACAACTCCAGTGAAACAGGCAAATTGGGCTATACGGATTATACAGGCATAGGAACCACCAGCCTCACCCGCAGAGGAATAGCGACCATCAGGGTAGAACGGGCTTCGATAGCCAATGATATGACCCGAAAGGTGTGGATAGATTATAATCAGGATGGCGTTTTCGATACAACCGAACTGGCAGCAGAAGAGCAGCCCGCCAAAACGATGACATGGACGCAAAGCTTTCAGATTCCTGGTTCTGCTTTATTAGGACCCACTCGAATGCGGGTGGCAACCAATTTGGCAGGAAATGCTAACATTCCTTGTGGCCCTCATGCATTTGGTGAATTTGAAGATTACCGTGTTACCATTTCTTTAGATAATACACCACCTATTATCACATTGCTGGGTAATAATCCTGATACCGTTGAGATTGGCTATCCTTATAATGATCCGGGAGCTACAGCTTTTGATGATCTGGATGGGAATATTACCTCTAAGATCGTAGTTGTTTCAAATGTAGATACCGGAGCCACGGGTGTTTATCAAATTAGTTATAACATAACGGATTCTGCTGGAAATGAAGCCGAAGAGGTGATCCGTACAGTGGTGGTGGTGAAAGATCATACGAAGCCCGTTATCACTTTATTGGGTGATAATCCCTTTATCCTTTCGGTTTACTCCTCTTTTAATGATCCCGGAGCCACAGCAATAGATAACCGAAGCGGAGATGTTACTTCTCAGATCACTACACAAAGCAACATTGATTCATCCCGCATCGGTGATTACCAGGTAATTTATACTGCGTATGATGCAGAAGGAAATTTTGCTTCGGTAGTGAGAGATGTGAAAGTAGTGGATACTGCGGCCCCGGTTATAACTCTGCTGGGCCCCACCGAAGTAACTATGAAGCTGGTAGACATGCCTTATATAGATCCCGGTTATCTGATCAATGACAACTATTATGATTCTGCTGACATAACAGTTACGATCTCCGGTACTTATTCCGATACGGTTACAGTGGCTAAAACGTACGTAATCAGCTATACGGCTAAAGATCCTTCCGGCAATTCTTCCACAGAACTGCGGTTAATAACGCTTGAAAGCAACATAGGAATAACAGAAGATGGTAACAACCTGTCGCTTGGGCTTTTCCCGAACCCAAATACAGGCCGCTTCAATTTAAATATTGAAATGACCCGGTCTCAACCGCTGACCCTGGAAATTACCGACCTTCAGGGCCGCCTGCTGTGGCAACAACAGCTTGCCCCGGCACAAACGCAGCAAGTGAATTTAGACGTACGCCACCTGAGTAGCGGGTATTACTTGCTGAAAGCCACAGGAACTGCCGGGACCAAAATATTACCGGTGCAGGTCTTGAAATAA
- the hisS gene encoding histidine--tRNA ligase translates to MIKPAIPKGMRDFSPEEVFRREYIFYSITQIFRRYGFLPIETPAMENIKTLTQKYGEEGDKLLFKVLNSGDFLKNVPEQELQEGSSAAIGRSIAEKGLRYDLTVPLARYVAQHRNDITFPFKRYQVQPVWRADRPQKGRYREFYQCDADVIGSKSFIYDAELICLFNNVFKELNLPDIDIKVNNRKILYGITEKFGLENKFTDFSISIDKLDKIGIEGVNKEMLNRGFSEEEAGNLISVLNLKGNNKEKLENIKLKLTSSPSAMQGIEEMEQVFNFISLTGANQKVEFDISLARGLDYYTSTIFEVVSQKVKIGSIASGGRYDDLTATFGLPDMPGVGISFGADRIYDVLMELERFPATELFTATVLLMNLGNEEELTTFSIMQQLREEGIAAEMFPEAAKLGKQFKYADKKRIPYALIAGKEERETGRYSLKNLASGEQQALTIGEIAEKLKNI, encoded by the coding sequence ATGATCAAACCTGCTATTCCCAAGGGGATGCGTGATTTCTCACCCGAGGAGGTATTCCGGAGAGAATATATTTTTTATTCCATTACCCAAATTTTTCGCAGGTATGGATTCCTTCCTATTGAAACTCCTGCAATGGAGAATATTAAAACCCTCACACAGAAATATGGTGAGGAAGGAGATAAGCTCCTCTTCAAAGTGCTGAACAGCGGTGACTTCCTGAAAAATGTGCCGGAGCAGGAGCTTCAGGAAGGAAGTTCCGCTGCAATAGGCCGCTCCATCGCAGAAAAGGGATTGCGGTATGACCTTACAGTTCCGCTCGCCCGCTATGTTGCCCAGCACCGTAATGACATTACATTCCCATTTAAGCGCTACCAGGTGCAGCCGGTATGGCGGGCAGACAGGCCCCAGAAAGGACGTTACCGCGAATTTTATCAATGTGATGCTGATGTAATTGGGAGCAAATCATTTATTTATGATGCTGAATTAATTTGTTTGTTTAATAATGTTTTTAAAGAATTAAATTTACCTGATATAGATATTAAAGTAAATAACAGAAAAATCCTTTATGGAATAACAGAAAAATTTGGACTGGAAAATAAATTTACTGACTTTTCAATTTCCATTGATAAATTGGATAAAATAGGAATTGAAGGTGTTAATAAAGAAATGCTGAACCGTGGGTTTTCAGAAGAAGAAGCAGGAAATCTCATTTCAGTTTTAAATTTAAAAGGAAATAATAAAGAGAAACTCGAAAATATAAAACTGAAGCTGACCAGCTCCCCTTCCGCCATGCAAGGCATAGAAGAAATGGAGCAGGTTTTTAATTTCATTTCATTAACCGGTGCCAACCAAAAGGTGGAATTCGATATTTCCCTGGCACGGGGGCTGGATTATTATACCTCAACAATTTTCGAGGTTGTTTCACAAAAAGTAAAGATCGGCAGCATTGCAAGCGGTGGACGCTATGATGACCTCACGGCAACGTTTGGCCTGCCGGATATGCCGGGCGTAGGTATATCTTTCGGTGCCGATCGTATCTATGACGTGCTGATGGAACTGGAACGGTTTCCTGCAACCGAACTTTTTACCGCGACAGTCCTGCTGATGAATTTGGGTAACGAAGAGGAACTGACCACATTCAGCATAATGCAACAACTCCGGGAAGAAGGCATTGCTGCGGAAATGTTTCCTGAGGCAGCCAAGCTCGGAAAGCAGTTTAAATATGCTGACAAAAAGCGCATTCCATACGCCCTCATTGCAGGTAAAGAAGAACGCGAAACCGGACGATATTCACTAAAGAACCTGGCAAGCGGTGAGCAGCAGGCTCTCACCATCGGAGAAATCGCTGAGAAATTAAAGAATATATAA
- the hutH gene encoding histidine ammonia-lyase produces the protein MDSHQISNVALTLRDVVEICNQGKPVSLSDGSRKRVTECRDFLEQALNSSEKPVYGINTGFGSLCNIKISPEELNLLQENLVKSHACGTGDLVPPEIIRLMLFLKIQSLAYGNSGITIETLERLIFHFNEDLLPVVFEQGSLGASGDLAPLAHLSLPLLGLGDVWLKDRILPASEVLQQYKLQPLTLQAKEGLALLNGTQFMAAYGIYCLNNARQLLSWADFISAISLDAYSCKLEPFQPGLHQIRPHKGQQQTATSILQILRDSHLSQVIKEHVQDPYSFRCIPQVHGASKDAYSHVMQVFETEINSVTDNPNIFAAEQEILSGGNFHGQPLALTMDYLAMALAEIGNISERRIFQLVSGQRGLPAFLVARPGVNSGLMITQYTAAALVSQNKQLCTPASVDSITSSNGQEDHVSMGANAATKLHRIVNNVWNILSIELLTAAQALHFRRPQNSSPVIEKVIEEYRGIVPPIETDRVFHTDIEKTRLFMQEVQVPYS, from the coding sequence ATGGATAGCCATCAAATCAGCAATGTAGCACTAACGCTGCGGGATGTTGTAGAAATTTGCAACCAGGGCAAACCTGTCTCGCTTTCTGATGGCAGTAGGAAGCGCGTTACCGAATGTCGTGATTTCCTGGAACAAGCCCTGAATAGCAGCGAGAAACCTGTATACGGCATCAACACCGGTTTCGGATCGCTTTGTAACATAAAGATCTCACCTGAAGAACTAAACCTGCTACAGGAAAACCTGGTGAAAAGCCATGCTTGTGGAACCGGAGACCTTGTGCCACCTGAGATCATCAGGCTGATGCTGTTCCTGAAAATTCAATCTCTGGCCTATGGCAATTCCGGAATTACCATAGAAACGCTGGAAAGGCTTATTTTCCATTTCAATGAAGATTTGCTCCCGGTGGTCTTTGAGCAGGGATCATTAGGCGCTTCTGGCGACCTTGCCCCCCTTGCCCACCTGAGCCTGCCGCTTCTCGGCCTGGGAGATGTATGGCTGAAAGACAGGATTTTGCCCGCATCAGAAGTGCTTCAGCAGTACAAACTCCAGCCCCTAACGCTCCAGGCAAAAGAAGGATTGGCACTGCTCAATGGCACGCAATTCATGGCAGCCTATGGGATCTACTGCCTCAATAATGCCAGGCAACTGCTTTCCTGGGCCGATTTTATTTCCGCTATTTCCCTTGATGCATATAGTTGCAAGCTGGAGCCTTTTCAACCCGGCCTGCACCAGATCCGCCCACATAAAGGGCAGCAGCAAACTGCCACCAGCATATTGCAAATTCTACGGGATAGCCATCTCAGCCAGGTTATAAAGGAACATGTGCAGGATCCCTATTCCTTCCGTTGCATTCCGCAGGTGCACGGGGCATCAAAAGACGCGTATAGCCACGTGATGCAGGTTTTTGAAACGGAAATCAATTCTGTGACGGACAACCCGAATATTTTTGCAGCGGAACAGGAAATTTTAAGCGGTGGTAATTTTCACGGGCAACCGCTGGCACTCACAATGGATTACCTCGCAATGGCTCTGGCTGAGATTGGCAATATATCCGAACGCAGAATATTTCAGCTTGTATCGGGACAACGGGGTTTGCCCGCCTTTCTCGTAGCCAGGCCTGGCGTAAACTCCGGGTTAATGATCACTCAATACACTGCGGCTGCCCTGGTAAGCCAGAACAAGCAGCTCTGCACTCCGGCCTCTGTTGACAGCATTACCAGCAGCAATGGTCAGGAGGATCATGTGAGCATGGGGGCGAATGCAGCTACCAAGCTTCATCGCATTGTGAATAATGTTTGGAATATTCTCTCCATTGAACTGCTGACGGCAGCCCAGGCTCTGCACTTCCGCAGGCCCCAAAATTCATCCCCGGTTATTGAAAAAGTAATTGAAGAATACAGGGGCATCGTCCCGCCTATTGAGACTGACCGGGTATTTCATACAGATATTGAGAAAACCAGACTGTTCATGCAAGAAGTTCAGGTTCCCTATAGCTGA
- a CDS encoding tetratricopeptide repeat protein: MYKTLTSIFVALLLQVFNPASGQMQEMLAVQLNEQVEKLYSAGQIAEAIDTAKMAYEVAAEHFGPNHENTVSAINNLAFIYTEGGLYLKAEPLYLQALDIIERTSGKADTKYAIILNNLGNLHERMGKLDISEKMYKECLNIYKMNFAQKSTNNLSCLMNLAMLHSAKGEKEKSEELFDKAVILVKRHYGEDNPMMANVYHNMSRFYKSDGNYDRSLRFNELALSIDTAAFGRYHLRIAKYLKDQAEIYEKKGLYSKALVKHREAISVYIESGNKEHPEIATAMNKLGAVYLRDKKFDKAEEYFKRAYTIDTAVLGQAHPATARDINNLANVYMQQNRPEDAWALYEKSLRIKQNLLGEDHESLSETYVNMGKLSQKQKDYLKAEEYFEMALKQRSNAIGAENPALSEIYCAKADMYRIQKRTEEAGKNYQIALDLCKNSYGLDNPVTLRVLQDMAYFYLTTGQEEKADEYYAMLEQIKKDQNIY, translated from the coding sequence ATGTATAAAACACTTACATCTATCTTCGTTGCCCTCCTTCTTCAGGTGTTTAATCCTGCTTCCGGGCAAATGCAGGAAATGCTGGCTGTCCAACTGAATGAGCAGGTGGAGAAGCTCTATTCTGCCGGCCAAATAGCAGAAGCCATTGACACTGCAAAAATGGCATACGAAGTAGCAGCGGAGCATTTCGGGCCCAACCATGAAAATACTGTAAGCGCCATTAACAATCTCGCTTTTATTTATACTGAAGGCGGATTGTACCTGAAAGCCGAGCCGCTCTATCTTCAGGCACTTGACATAATTGAGCGCACTTCCGGAAAGGCTGACACCAAATACGCGATTATTCTCAACAACCTTGGCAACTTGCACGAGCGTATGGGGAAACTGGATATTTCTGAAAAAATGTACAAGGAATGTCTCAATATCTACAAAATGAATTTTGCGCAAAAAAGCACAAATAACCTCTCATGCCTTATGAATCTGGCTATGCTTCACAGTGCCAAAGGCGAAAAAGAGAAATCTGAAGAGCTTTTCGATAAAGCTGTAATTCTTGTGAAGCGACACTATGGCGAGGATAATCCTATGATGGCCAATGTTTACCACAATATGTCCCGCTTTTATAAATCTGACGGAAATTATGACCGTTCTCTGCGATTTAATGAACTTGCTCTTTCCATTGATACTGCCGCCTTTGGCCGTTATCATCTGCGCATCGCAAAATATTTAAAGGACCAGGCAGAGATTTACGAGAAAAAAGGCCTCTACTCCAAAGCTCTGGTAAAGCATCGCGAGGCCATTTCTGTGTATATCGAATCGGGGAACAAAGAACATCCTGAAATCGCAACGGCCATGAATAAATTGGGGGCTGTTTATTTAAGAGATAAAAAATTCGACAAGGCGGAAGAGTATTTTAAAAGGGCTTATACCATTGACACCGCAGTTCTGGGTCAAGCACATCCCGCTACGGCACGGGACATAAACAACCTGGCCAATGTTTATATGCAACAAAATCGTCCTGAAGATGCATGGGCACTATATGAAAAATCATTGCGCATAAAGCAAAACCTTTTGGGCGAAGACCATGAAAGCCTCTCCGAAACCTACGTGAATATGGGCAAGCTAAGCCAGAAACAAAAGGACTACCTGAAAGCCGAAGAATACTTCGAAATGGCGCTGAAGCAACGATCAAATGCGATAGGCGCTGAAAACCCTGCGCTATCAGAGATTTATTGCGCTAAGGCCGACATGTACCGGATACAAAAGCGAACAGAAGAAGCCGGGAAGAATTATCAAATTGCCCTTGATTTATGCAAAAATTCTTATGGCCTTGACAACCCGGTTACCCTGAGAGTGCTGCAGGACATGGCCTATTTTTATCTCACCACCGGCCAGGAGGAAAAAGCTGATGAATACTACGCTATGCTTGAACAAATCAAAAAAGACCAGAACATTTATTAG